The Rhizobium brockwellii genome window below encodes:
- a CDS encoding ABC transporter permease, giving the protein MSAGRSGFGLRFDWIGLLFACLLTLFIALPLIVVGTWAFTEVWRYPSVIPQQFGLRFWGQTLARPDVWDALFLSLRLTTTVTILSAVICLPAAYAFARMRFPGRNILFLSFLASHAFPKFGLLVAIAGIFLQLGLISTFWGVVLIQLVGTLMLMIWIPVAAFQNVDRRMEEAARDAGATPLRVFWSITLPQAAPTISAALLLTFVGTFYETEGAWLIGAPEIRTMPVLMISFINNQIVVQYGAVLSVMLWVPSFIALMFARRVIGTGAFARGFGA; this is encoded by the coding sequence ATGAGTGCCGGCAGATCGGGCTTCGGCCTGCGCTTCGACTGGATCGGCCTGCTCTTTGCGTGCCTGCTGACGCTGTTCATCGCGCTGCCGCTGATCGTCGTCGGAACATGGGCTTTCACCGAGGTCTGGCGTTATCCATCGGTGATCCCGCAGCAATTCGGCCTGCGTTTCTGGGGCCAGACGCTGGCACGTCCGGACGTCTGGGATGCGCTCTTCCTCAGCCTGCGGTTGACGACGACGGTGACAATTCTTTCCGCCGTCATCTGCCTTCCCGCGGCTTACGCCTTCGCGCGCATGCGCTTTCCCGGCAGAAACATCCTGTTCCTGTCGTTTCTTGCATCGCATGCCTTTCCGAAATTCGGCCTGCTTGTCGCCATTGCCGGCATCTTCCTGCAGCTCGGCCTGATCAGCACCTTCTGGGGCGTCGTGCTGATCCAGCTCGTCGGCACGCTGATGCTGATGATCTGGATTCCGGTCGCAGCCTTCCAGAATGTCGACCGGCGCATGGAAGAGGCAGCACGCGATGCCGGTGCAACGCCGCTGCGCGTCTTCTGGTCGATCACGCTGCCGCAGGCCGCACCCACGATATCAGCCGCGCTGCTTTTGACCTTCGTCGGCACCTTCTACGAGACCGAAGGCGCCTGGCTGATCGGCGCGCCCGAGATTCGCACCATGCCGGTGCTGATGATCAGCTTCATCAACAACCAGATCGTCGTGCAATACGGCGCCGTACTGTCCGTCATGCTGTGGGTGCCGTCCTTCATCGCGCTGATGTTTGCACGCCGCGTGATCGGCACGGGCGCCTTTGCGAGAGGCTTCGGCGCATGA
- a CDS encoding ribonuclease activity regulator RraA: MSLSAEAIATLKAVSTATLTTVLLKKGLRNVWIRGAVPLKPGQPRIVGPAFTLRFVPTREDLATPASWASPISTRAAIEAMPEGCVAVVDAMGVTDAGIFGDILCARMQKRGVAALVTDGVVRDLAGVLDANLPVWCRGVAAPPSVAGLTFVAWQQPIGCGGVAVFPNDIIVVDQDGAVLIPADLLEAVLDEAPEQERMEAWIMTRIDEGVPLPGLYPMNAETKALYEASKK; this comes from the coding sequence ATGTCCCTCAGCGCTGAAGCGATAGCAACCCTCAAGGCCGTCTCGACGGCGACCCTGACGACCGTTCTTCTGAAGAAGGGCCTGCGGAACGTCTGGATCCGCGGCGCCGTTCCCCTGAAGCCCGGCCAGCCGCGCATCGTCGGCCCGGCGTTCACCTTGCGCTTCGTGCCGACCCGCGAGGATCTGGCGACGCCGGCATCCTGGGCCTCGCCGATCTCGACGCGCGCCGCGATCGAGGCGATGCCGGAAGGCTGTGTCGCCGTCGTCGATGCGATGGGCGTCACCGATGCCGGCATCTTCGGCGATATCCTCTGTGCCCGCATGCAGAAGAGAGGCGTTGCCGCACTCGTCACCGACGGCGTCGTGCGCGACCTTGCCGGCGTGCTCGATGCCAACCTGCCGGTCTGGTGCCGCGGCGTCGCAGCACCCCCTTCGGTCGCCGGCCTCACCTTCGTCGCCTGGCAGCAGCCGATCGGCTGTGGCGGCGTTGCGGTCTTTCCTAACGACATCATCGTCGTCGACCAGGACGGCGCGGTGCTGATCCCAGCGGATCTGCTCGAGGCGGTGCTTGATGAAGCGCCGGAACAGGAGCGCATGGAAGCCTGGATCATGACCAGGATCGACGAAGGCGTACCGCTGCCCGGCCTCTACCCGATGAACGCCGAAACAAAGGCGCTCTACGAGGCCTCAAAGAAATAG
- the msrA gene encoding peptide-methionine (S)-S-oxide reductase MsrA, with protein sequence MTEERAVLAGGCFWGMQDLIRRYNGVISTRVGYTGGDVPNATYRNHGTHAEAIEIIFDPARISYREILEFFFQIHDPSTRNRQGNDVGLSYRSAIFYVTPEQERVARDTIADVDASGLWPGKVVTEVVPVSDFWEAEPEHQDYLERIPNGYTCHFVRPGWKLPVRQKIA encoded by the coding sequence ATGACCGAAGAACGTGCAGTCCTCGCCGGCGGTTGCTTCTGGGGCATGCAGGACCTGATCCGCCGATACAACGGCGTGATTTCGACCCGCGTCGGCTATACCGGCGGCGATGTGCCGAATGCTACCTACCGCAACCACGGAACCCATGCCGAGGCGATCGAGATCATCTTCGACCCCGCAAGGATCAGCTATCGGGAAATCCTCGAATTCTTCTTCCAGATCCACGACCCGAGCACGCGCAACCGCCAGGGCAACGACGTTGGCTTGAGCTACCGCTCGGCGATCTTCTACGTCACCCCTGAGCAGGAGCGCGTCGCCAGAGACACGATCGCCGATGTCGATGCATCGGGCCTGTGGCCCGGTAAGGTCGTCACCGAAGTCGTGCCGGTTAGCGATTTCTGGGAGGCAGAACCCGAGCACCAGGATTATCTGGAGCGGATTCCGAACGGCTATACCTGCCATTTCGTCCGGCCCGGCTGGAAACTGCCGGTCCGCCAGAAGATCGCCTGA
- a CDS encoding SDR family oxidoreductase: MDFGLKDKTALVLGAGGGLGSAIAVKLAREGARIAAADIDLAAAEKTAASVESEGGKALALQWDLSDLRSIDARVAAIERQFGPVDILINNTGGPPPTTVSGQDPTLWNQYFQSMVLSVIAITDRVLPEMRARKWGRIVTSTSSGVVAPIPHLGISNALRLSLVGWSKTLAREVGRDGITVNIVLPGRIATGRITFLDEQKAKRESRSIDDVVAESTGSIPLGRYGRPEEYGNVVTFLASEPASYLTGSVIRVDGGMIQSI; this comes from the coding sequence ATGGATTTCGGCCTGAAGGACAAGACGGCCCTGGTGCTTGGCGCCGGCGGCGGACTGGGCAGCGCGATTGCCGTCAAACTTGCGCGCGAAGGCGCCAGAATTGCCGCAGCGGATATAGATCTCGCCGCCGCTGAGAAGACCGCGGCTTCGGTTGAATCCGAAGGCGGTAAAGCGCTGGCGCTGCAATGGGACCTTTCCGATCTCAGATCGATCGATGCGCGTGTCGCTGCAATCGAGCGCCAGTTCGGACCGGTCGATATCCTTATCAACAATACCGGCGGCCCACCGCCGACCACCGTCTCCGGCCAGGATCCGACGCTCTGGAACCAGTATTTCCAAAGCATGGTCCTCTCCGTCATCGCCATTACCGATCGCGTGCTGCCTGAGATGCGGGCGCGCAAATGGGGGCGCATCGTCACCTCGACCTCGTCGGGCGTGGTCGCGCCGATCCCCCATCTCGGCATCTCCAACGCGTTGCGCCTGTCATTGGTCGGCTGGTCGAAAACGCTGGCGCGCGAGGTCGGACGCGACGGCATCACCGTCAACATCGTCCTGCCGGGCCGGATCGCCACCGGCCGCATCACCTTCCTCGACGAGCAGAAGGCCAAACGCGAAAGTCGCTCCATCGATGACGTCGTCGCAGAAAGCACCGGCAGCATTCCGCTCGGCCGCTATGGCCGGCCGGAAGAATATGGCAATGTCGTCACCTTCCTGGCGAGCGAACCTGCCTCCTATCTCACCGGATCGGTGATCCGCGTCGATGGCGGCATGATCCAGAGCATCTGA
- a CDS encoding inositol monophosphatase family protein, which produces MTSSPISARLSPTASSRLVVLAETILKAGETARGSLRRRTSAEMLAKAPRDYQTEIDVAVERIIVNEMTKAFPDYAIQGEEAVGNRTAGPETPVIYIDPIDGTTNYAWGIPHFGMTISIVESGRLVMGIVYDAMQDELFSAEIGGGAYLNGERIHCANVGDIENVLVGAGLPIPGQVKAVAEETYFEAIKRLMANTAGVRRLGSAALSIAYVACDRLDGFFEDGLAIHDFGASALLVEEAGGIVTRFSGAEVNGRGDILAASKALHPWLLEGFQSKA; this is translated from the coding sequence ATGACATCCTCCCCGATTTCCGCGCGTCTTTCCCCGACCGCATCGTCCCGCCTTGTCGTGCTTGCAGAAACGATATTGAAGGCGGGCGAAACCGCCCGTGGCTCGCTGCGGCGACGAACGTCGGCAGAAATGCTCGCCAAGGCGCCGCGCGATTATCAGACCGAAATCGATGTCGCCGTCGAGCGGATCATCGTCAACGAGATGACGAAAGCCTTCCCGGACTATGCCATCCAGGGCGAGGAAGCCGTCGGCAACCGCACAGCGGGTCCAGAAACGCCTGTTATCTACATCGACCCGATCGATGGCACGACCAATTACGCCTGGGGCATTCCGCATTTCGGCATGACGATCTCGATCGTCGAAAGCGGCAGGCTCGTCATGGGCATCGTCTATGACGCCATGCAGGACGAGCTTTTCAGCGCCGAAATCGGCGGCGGCGCCTATCTGAACGGCGAACGCATCCACTGCGCCAATGTCGGCGACATCGAAAATGTGCTTGTCGGCGCCGGCCTGCCGATCCCCGGCCAGGTCAAGGCGGTTGCGGAAGAGACCTATTTCGAGGCCATCAAACGCCTGATGGCCAATACGGCGGGCGTGCGCCGTCTCGGTTCGGCGGCACTGTCGATTGCCTATGTCGCCTGCGACCGGCTGGACGGGTTCTTCGAGGACGGGCTCGCGATCCATGATTTCGGCGCTTCGGCGCTGCTGGTCGAAGAGGCGGGCGGCATCGTCACCCGGTTTTCCGGGGCCGAAGTCAACGGGCGGGGCGATATCCTTGCCGCCAGCAAGGCACTGCATCCCTGGCTGCTGGAAGGTTTTCAGAGCAAGGCGTGA
- a CDS encoding extracellular solute-binding protein has product MNRREFLITSSAAAGLLALPRFASAAAGMIDLYSGSDANIVDLWNNVIRPAFEKAHPGVALKVTDAGDNNGLRAIADRALAALKTNTDPQADLFEQFDPRLPSGGIDAGLWVKFSAENIEGYDHINPLAFDTPYSLPYRGSQVLLAYDTTKLDPKDAPKSWDQLTTWIKANPGQFIYNRPDKGGSGGNFVRRAIHEANGRDPKKFKVDNFSADFATETLTPAWKILNDLAPALYDKGAYTAGNTQSIQLLAQGVVTMVPVWSDQVLQAISQGVLPDTTGLVQLTDLALCGGFSSIAVFSNGANKDAALKLAAFMLTKEMQEAIITEIGGFPAISWDHISDELRKKYADVIPSTIPTFPGGDWEKAIADGWYRNVAPGISRT; this is encoded by the coding sequence ATGAATAGACGCGAATTTCTGATCACATCATCAGCTGCAGCCGGTCTGCTGGCTCTTCCGCGTTTCGCATCGGCTGCGGCCGGCATGATCGACCTCTACAGCGGCTCGGATGCCAACATCGTCGACCTCTGGAACAACGTCATCCGCCCGGCTTTCGAAAAGGCGCATCCGGGTGTTGCCCTGAAGGTGACCGATGCCGGCGACAATAATGGACTGCGCGCCATCGCCGACCGTGCGCTCGCCGCGCTGAAGACGAACACCGATCCGCAGGCCGACCTTTTCGAACAGTTCGATCCGCGCCTGCCGTCCGGCGGCATCGATGCCGGGCTCTGGGTCAAGTTCTCCGCCGAGAACATCGAAGGCTACGACCATATCAACCCGCTTGCCTTCGATACCCCCTACTCCCTTCCCTATCGCGGTTCGCAGGTGCTTCTCGCTTACGACACGACCAAGCTCGATCCGAAGGATGCGCCGAAGAGCTGGGATCAGCTCACCACCTGGATCAAGGCCAATCCGGGCCAGTTCATCTACAACCGTCCCGACAAGGGCGGTTCGGGCGGAAACTTCGTCCGCCGCGCGATCCATGAGGCCAATGGCCGCGATCCGAAGAAGTTCAAGGTCGACAATTTCAGCGCCGACTTTGCCACTGAGACGCTGACGCCGGCCTGGAAGATCCTCAACGACCTCGCCCCGGCGCTCTATGACAAGGGCGCCTATACGGCTGGCAACACCCAGTCGATCCAGCTGCTCGCCCAGGGCGTCGTCACCATGGTGCCGGTCTGGTCGGACCAGGTGCTGCAGGCGATCTCCCAGGGTGTGCTCCCTGATACGACCGGCCTCGTGCAGCTTACCGATCTCGCCCTTTGCGGCGGGTTCTCCAGCATCGCCGTCTTCTCCAACGGCGCCAACAAGGATGCGGCGCTGAAGCTTGCCGCATTCATGCTGACGAAGGAAATGCAGGAAGCGATCATCACCGAGATCGGCGGCTTCCCCGCCATCTCGTGGGATCACATCTCCGACGAGCTTCGCAAGAAGTATGCCGACGTCATTCCGTCGACCATTCCGACCTTCCCGGGTGGCGATTGGGAAAAGGCGATCGCCGACGGCTGGTACCGCAACGTCGCTCCTGGTATCAGCCGCACCTGA
- a CDS encoding LysR family transcriptional regulator: protein MDTRFLETFIVVAERHSLAEAAQRLNLTPAAVAQRIRALEAELGVRLLVRSGRVMRPTEAGFAILDRCRDLVRDTRDLKAMAGTATISGEMRIGAINTALTGLVPDILHRLAQDYPLIEIFLKPGASMDLYAEVLNGALDAAFIIEPRFPMQKTLTFNKLRQEPLVLIAPRDCEGADPLELLKTLPFIRYDRNQWGGHIADEYLREIGIHPVERYELDALEAIAVMVDRGLGISIVPDWAPPWPAGLDIVKLPLPRSSAMRTVGIVVTRSSPRANLVAALLETSRAAMGL from the coding sequence ATGGACACACGTTTTCTCGAAACTTTCATTGTCGTTGCCGAGCGGCACTCGCTGGCGGAGGCCGCCCAGCGGCTGAACCTCACGCCTGCGGCTGTTGCCCAGCGTATCCGCGCATTGGAGGCCGAGCTCGGGGTGCGGCTGCTGGTGCGCTCCGGCCGCGTCATGCGGCCGACGGAGGCGGGATTTGCCATTCTCGACCGCTGCAGGGATCTGGTGCGCGACACACGCGACCTGAAGGCGATGGCCGGTACGGCGACGATTTCGGGCGAGATGCGGATCGGTGCGATCAATACGGCGCTGACCGGCCTCGTTCCCGACATTCTCCACCGTCTCGCCCAGGATTACCCGCTGATCGAGATCTTCCTCAAGCCGGGCGCGTCGATGGATCTCTATGCCGAGGTTTTAAACGGCGCGCTGGATGCGGCCTTCATCATCGAGCCGCGATTTCCGATGCAGAAGACGCTGACTTTCAACAAACTGCGCCAGGAACCGCTGGTGCTGATCGCTCCGCGGGACTGCGAAGGGGCCGATCCGCTCGAACTGTTGAAGACCTTGCCCTTCATCCGCTACGACCGCAACCAGTGGGGTGGTCACATCGCCGATGAATATCTGCGCGAGATCGGCATCCATCCGGTCGAGCGTTATGAACTCGACGCGCTGGAGGCGATCGCGGTGATGGTAGACCGCGGTCTCGGGATCTCGATCGTGCCGGATTGGGCGCCGCCCTGGCCGGCGGGACTAGATATCGTCAAACTGCCCCTGCCCCGCTCGTCCGCTATGCGCACCGTCGGCATCGTGGTGACGCGATCGTCACCGAGGGCAAATCTCGTCGCCGCACTTCTGGAAACCAGCCGCGCGGCGATGGGGCTCTGA
- a CDS encoding ABC transporter permease, with amino-acid sequence MFTDTAPAVLRRHRSIRRGSSIGLLLVALPVFLVAWLVVFPILSAVVGTIFVRAPDGATEFSLASYRFFFTDGYSLGNLWLTLWTTAICGILLLAIGLPIALYLRFSQGRLAAYVQALAIFPMFVPSIILAYALIRTIGPNGTVDLLLNSVGLPKLRTPYLTPWGPVIGLVWDNLPLTVLMLTAGLSSISNSAIEAARDVGARPLRVFVSIILPRMGNSLLVTASFAVLGIFSAFTLPYVLGSASPEMMGPFMQRTFADMNDPLNAMTQAVITFGFCLIFGILYIRSIARNREAQP; translated from the coding sequence ATGTTCACTGACACTGCACCGGCGGTTCTGCGCCGTCACCGGTCCATCAGAAGGGGGAGCTCTATCGGGCTCCTCCTCGTTGCTCTGCCGGTCTTCCTGGTTGCATGGCTGGTCGTCTTTCCGATCCTTTCGGCGGTCGTCGGCACGATCTTTGTTCGAGCCCCTGACGGAGCGACGGAATTCTCGCTTGCCTCCTACCGCTTCTTCTTCACCGACGGCTACAGCCTCGGCAATCTGTGGCTGACGCTCTGGACCACGGCCATCTGCGGTATCCTGCTCCTGGCGATCGGTCTTCCGATCGCGCTTTACCTTCGGTTCTCGCAAGGACGCCTTGCCGCCTATGTGCAGGCTCTTGCGATCTTCCCGATGTTCGTGCCATCGATCATCCTCGCTTATGCGCTGATCAGAACGATCGGTCCGAACGGCACCGTCGACCTGTTGCTGAATTCCGTCGGCCTGCCCAAGCTGCGCACGCCCTATCTGACGCCGTGGGGACCGGTCATCGGTCTCGTCTGGGACAATCTTCCGCTAACGGTGCTGATGCTGACAGCGGGGCTTTCCTCCATTTCGAATAGTGCGATCGAAGCCGCCCGCGATGTCGGCGCAAGGCCGCTTCGGGTCTTCGTCTCGATCATCCTGCCGCGCATGGGCAACTCGCTGCTGGTGACAGCTTCCTTCGCCGTGCTCGGCATCTTCTCCGCCTTCACCCTGCCCTATGTGCTCGGCTCGGCATCGCCGGAGATGATGGGGCCGTTCATGCAGCGCACCTTCGCCGATATGAACGACCCGCTGAACGCCATGACCCAGGCCGTCATCACATTCGGCTTCTGCCTAATCTTCGGCATCCTCTACATCAGGTCGATCGCCCGCAACCGCGAGGCCCAGCCATGA
- a CDS encoding ABC transporter ATP-binding protein encodes MAHLSIEGVSKLFGITFAVRDFSLEVGDGELVCLLGPSGSGKSTLLRMIGGFERPSSGTIRIDAKDVTTLPPEQRPTGMVFQSHALWTHMDVFNNIAFGLKLRRLPKAEILERVEAALALVGLADYGRRMTTQLSGGQQQRVALARSLVLEPKILLLDEPFASLDQHLRERLREEVRDIQQRLGITTLFVTHGQDEALALADRIVVMRDGRTEQIAPPSTIYRRPQTAFVAGFIGSMNFVQSNTRNGVCEHPLFPLAVPVEDGPVTLAARPEALTIRPSERIDAATVHRSVDFGTHKMVDVDLADGTRLKAMVAPDDRIRAGMRVEPSFAGFFVFRDNELVHQSMPAKGDVEIEELLRV; translated from the coding sequence ATGGCACATCTTTCGATCGAGGGCGTTTCGAAGCTGTTCGGGATCACCTTTGCCGTTCGCGACTTCTCGCTTGAAGTGGGCGACGGCGAGCTCGTCTGCCTGCTCGGCCCATCCGGTTCCGGCAAGTCGACGCTACTCAGAATGATCGGCGGCTTCGAGCGCCCGAGCAGCGGAACGATCCGCATCGATGCGAAGGATGTGACGACGCTGCCGCCCGAGCAGCGCCCGACCGGCATGGTGTTCCAGAGCCATGCGCTCTGGACGCACATGGACGTCTTCAACAATATCGCTTTTGGCCTGAAGCTCCGCCGGCTGCCGAAAGCGGAAATCCTTGAGCGTGTCGAGGCTGCACTGGCGCTTGTCGGTCTTGCCGATTACGGCCGCCGGATGACGACGCAACTGTCAGGCGGCCAGCAGCAGCGTGTCGCGCTTGCCCGCTCGCTGGTGCTCGAGCCGAAGATCCTTTTGCTCGACGAGCCCTTCGCCAGCCTCGACCAGCATCTGCGTGAAAGGTTGCGGGAGGAGGTGCGCGATATCCAGCAGCGCCTCGGCATCACCACGCTCTTCGTCACGCACGGTCAGGACGAGGCATTGGCGCTCGCCGACCGCATCGTCGTCATGCGCGACGGACGCACCGAACAGATCGCGCCGCCGAGCACCATCTACCGGCGGCCGCAGACAGCCTTCGTCGCCGGCTTCATCGGCTCGATGAATTTCGTCCAGAGCAACACCCGGAACGGCGTTTGCGAGCATCCGCTCTTTCCGCTTGCGGTTCCCGTCGAGGACGGGCCGGTGACGCTGGCCGCCCGCCCGGAAGCGCTGACGATCCGTCCCTCGGAGCGTATCGACGCCGCGACAGTCCATCGCAGCGTCGATTTCGGCACCCACAAGATGGTCGATGTCGATCTTGCCGACGGCACCCGCCTGAAGGCGATGGTTGCACCGGACGATCGGATCCGGGCCGGGATGAGGGTCGAGCCGAGCTTCGCCGGCTTTTTCGTCTTTCGCGACAACGAGCTTGTCCATCAATCGATGCCGGCAAAGGGCGATGTGGAGATCGAAGAACTCCTGCGGGTTTAA
- a CDS encoding PAS domain S-box protein → MSSERIRTSTAIRENEARLRFLDTLAEQAAKSLDADAILATTTEMLGRHLNVSNCAYADMDDDQDGFTIRGDWSAPGSPSIVGHYSLADFGKLAVARLGAGLALIIDDNLAELAPDEAATFQNIGISATICMPLVKEGRLTALMAIHDKVPRIWTASELALLTEVTERSWAHIERVSAEAELRASEQQLRTLAQAMPNHVWTAQPSGYLDWFNDQVYAYSGLRTSELDGPNWAAMVHPDDLPEVMRRWTEAVEKGTDYETEFRLRRHDGTWRWHLARAVPLRDSDGTIVRWIGTNTDVDDQKNVEGLLEKRLEEKTAERDRIWRVSQDMLLVADSRGIWQSVNPAWTRVLGWSEKELVGRTSEWLEHPDDRQATRAELERLVAGITTVSFINRIRARDGEYHTLSWSATPVEGILYCVARDITEQRQQEAALKETEEHLRQAQKMEAVGHLTGGIAHDFNNLLAGISGSLELLEKRLATGRLSGVERYIQAAQGAARRAAALTQRLLAFSRRQTLDPKPVDVNRLVAGMEDLIRRSVGPLVEVEVVGAGGLWVTRVDPSQLENSLLNLCINGRDAMAPNGGRITIETANKWLEDRAARERDLTPGQYISLCVTDTGTGMTPEVIARAFDPFYTTKPLGEGTGLGLSMVYGFARQSGGQVRIYSEVGKGTTMCLYLPRFLGSAEADEASITAAVDKGDGETVLVIDDEPTIRLLVVEVLEENGYTAIQASDGPSGLRILQSDTRIDLLITDVGLPGGMNGRQVADAGRVTRPDLKVLFITGFAENAAIGNGHLGPGMEVITKPFMISTLANKIRDLIDR, encoded by the coding sequence ATGAGTTCCGAGCGCATCAGGACCTCCACCGCCATTCGTGAAAACGAGGCTCGCCTGCGCTTCCTGGACACGCTTGCGGAGCAGGCGGCCAAGAGCCTCGATGCGGATGCCATTCTTGCGACGACGACCGAAATGCTCGGCCGCCATCTGAACGTTTCGAATTGCGCCTATGCCGATATGGATGACGACCAGGACGGTTTCACCATTCGCGGCGACTGGAGCGCACCGGGCTCGCCAAGCATCGTCGGACATTACAGCCTTGCCGACTTCGGCAAGCTCGCCGTCGCCAGACTCGGGGCAGGGCTTGCCCTGATCATCGACGATAATCTGGCGGAACTTGCGCCTGACGAAGCCGCCACGTTTCAGAATATCGGAATCTCCGCCACCATCTGCATGCCCCTGGTCAAGGAGGGTCGTCTGACCGCCCTGATGGCCATCCACGACAAAGTACCCAGGATCTGGACCGCAAGCGAGCTGGCGCTTCTGACCGAGGTCACCGAACGTTCCTGGGCGCATATCGAACGCGTCAGCGCCGAAGCCGAATTGCGGGCAAGCGAACAGCAGCTCCGGACGCTCGCACAGGCGATGCCGAACCATGTCTGGACAGCGCAACCGAGCGGCTATCTCGACTGGTTCAACGACCAAGTCTACGCCTATAGCGGCCTGCGGACCAGTGAACTCGACGGGCCGAACTGGGCCGCGATGGTTCATCCCGACGATTTGCCGGAAGTGATGCGGCGGTGGACCGAAGCCGTGGAAAAGGGCACGGATTACGAAACTGAATTTCGACTGCGCCGACATGACGGCACATGGCGCTGGCATCTTGCGCGGGCCGTGCCCCTCCGCGACAGCGACGGCACCATCGTGCGTTGGATCGGCACGAATACCGATGTCGACGACCAGAAGAATGTCGAGGGTTTGCTGGAGAAGCGGCTGGAGGAAAAGACCGCCGAGCGCGACCGGATATGGCGCGTCAGCCAGGACATGCTGCTCGTCGCCGATAGCCGCGGCATATGGCAAAGCGTCAACCCCGCCTGGACCCGCGTGCTCGGCTGGAGCGAAAAGGAGCTGGTCGGCCGGACCAGCGAATGGCTGGAACATCCCGACGACAGGCAAGCCACCCGCGCCGAGCTGGAGCGGCTTGTCGCCGGCATCACGACGGTTTCCTTCATCAACCGTATTCGCGCCAGAGACGGCGAGTATCACACCCTCTCATGGTCGGCGACCCCTGTCGAAGGCATCCTCTATTGCGTCGCGCGCGATATCACAGAGCAGCGCCAGCAGGAGGCAGCGCTCAAGGAAACCGAAGAACATCTCCGGCAGGCGCAGAAAATGGAAGCGGTCGGCCATCTGACCGGCGGCATCGCCCATGACTTCAACAATCTTCTGGCCGGGATTAGCGGCAGCCTGGAATTGCTGGAGAAACGTCTGGCGACAGGCCGGCTGAGCGGCGTCGAGCGTTATATCCAGGCGGCCCAGGGCGCCGCGCGCCGCGCCGCGGCGTTGACGCAGCGCCTGCTCGCCTTTTCCCGCCGGCAGACGCTCGACCCCAAGCCCGTCGACGTCAACCGGCTCGTTGCGGGTATGGAGGATCTGATACGGCGCAGCGTCGGCCCGTTGGTGGAGGTCGAGGTCGTCGGTGCCGGCGGCCTCTGGGTCACGCGGGTCGATCCGTCGCAGCTCGAAAACTCGCTGCTGAACCTCTGCATCAACGGCCGTGACGCCATGGCGCCGAATGGCGGGCGCATCACCATCGAGACGGCCAATAAGTGGCTGGAGGACCGCGCCGCGAGGGAACGCGACCTGACGCCCGGCCAATACATATCGCTCTGTGTCACCGATACCGGCACGGGCATGACGCCCGAGGTGATCGCGCGTGCCTTCGATCCTTTCTATACGACGAAACCGCTCGGCGAAGGCACCGGACTCGGGCTTTCGATGGTCTATGGTTTCGCGCGGCAATCCGGCGGGCAGGTCCGCATTTATTCCGAAGTCGGAAAGGGCACGACCATGTGCCTCTATCTGCCGCGGTTCCTCGGCAGCGCCGAGGCGGATGAAGCCAGCATCACCGCCGCAGTCGACAAGGGCGACGGCGAGACGGTGCTCGTCATCGACGACGAACCCACCATCCGCCTGCTTGTCGTCGAAGTTCTGGAGGAAAACGGCTACACCGCGATCCAGGCGAGCGATGGCCCGAGCGGGCTGCGCATCCTCCAGTCCGATACGCGCATCGACCTTCTGATCACCGATGTCGGCCTTCCTGGCGGCATGAACGGCCGGCAGGTCGCCGATGCGGGCCGCGTCACACGACCCGACCTGAAGGTGCTTTTCATCACCGGCTTTGCCGAAAACGCTGCCATCGGCAATGGGCATCTCGGCCCGGGCATGGAGGTCATCACCAAACCCTTCATGATATCGACGCTCGCAAACAAGATCCGCGACCTCATCGATCGTTAG